In Legionella spiritensis, the following proteins share a genomic window:
- a CDS encoding ABC transporter permease, with translation MTINQQFIALYTLVRREVVRMFRIATQVFLPPAITTALYFLIFGTLIGDRIGPVQGVNYSTFIAPGLIMMSIITNAYGNVSTSLFSARFQKSVEEILVSPMHDSFLLIGYTLGGILRGVIVALLVFLVSCFFITLHIHQVFMTIVVVIMVSAIFSLAGFTNAMIARNFDDVMIIPTFVLTPLTYLGGVFYSTSMLPGIWPTVSHFNPILYMVNALRHTMINQQEVNMTTSMIMITLMLVFLVALNLFLFKKGTGLRE, from the coding sequence ATGACCATTAATCAGCAATTTATCGCCCTGTATACCCTGGTCCGCCGCGAAGTAGTCCGAATGTTTCGCATTGCCACTCAGGTTTTTCTGCCGCCGGCCATTACGACAGCCTTGTATTTTCTGATATTTGGCACTTTGATCGGGGATCGCATCGGTCCCGTTCAAGGTGTGAACTACTCCACGTTTATTGCCCCCGGTTTAATCATGATGTCGATCATCACCAATGCCTATGGCAACGTCTCAACCTCCCTGTTCAGCGCCCGATTTCAAAAAAGTGTCGAGGAAATTCTGGTCAGCCCCATGCACGACAGCTTTTTATTGATAGGTTATACCCTGGGAGGGATTTTACGGGGTGTTATTGTGGCGTTGCTGGTTTTTCTTGTCTCCTGTTTTTTTATTACCCTTCACATTCATCAGGTGTTCATGACGATCGTGGTGGTCATTATGGTGTCGGCCATTTTTTCCCTGGCCGGTTTTACCAATGCCATGATTGCTCGTAATTTTGACGACGTGATGATTATCCCGACTTTTGTCCTGACCCCCCTGACTTACCTGGGAGGCGTCTTTTACTCGACCAGCATGCTTCCCGGCATCTGGCCAACCGTCTCTCATTTTAATCCGATTCTATACATGGTGAACGCCTTAAGACACACCATGATCAACCAGCAGGAAGTCAATATGACCACATCCATGATTATGATTACCTTGATGCTGGTCTTCTTAGTGGCACTTAATCTGTTTTTATTTAAAAAAGGAACCGGTTTGCGTGAATAG
- a CDS encoding ABC transporter ATP-binding protein has protein sequence MHALEISQLRKTYANGVEALKGIDLSVREGDFFALLGANGAGKSTTIGLITTLIIKTSGAIRVHGYDLDKKPALAKSCLGLVPQEFNLNIFEPCYQILLNQAGFYGISRKNAKRQAEKLLEQLGLWDKRHEIVRHLSGGMKRRLMIARALIHNPKVLILDEPTAGVDIEIRRSMWDFLTHTNEQGTTIILTTHYLEEAEQLCKNIAIIHQGQIVENTSMKDLLKTLNHQTFVLNTATPITDLPSLEPFQAQWIDNNTFELRVDNQVSLNDVFTKLSEKNLHIHSLRNKTNRLEELFLDLINHDH, from the coding sequence ATGCACGCTCTGGAAATTAGTCAACTGCGCAAAACGTACGCCAATGGTGTGGAAGCGCTGAAAGGCATTGATTTATCAGTTCGGGAAGGCGATTTCTTCGCGTTATTAGGGGCAAACGGGGCTGGGAAATCAACCACCATCGGGTTAATCACCACCTTGATTATCAAAACGTCCGGTGCTATTCGTGTTCACGGTTATGATCTGGATAAAAAGCCGGCTCTGGCCAAATCCTGCCTGGGGTTGGTGCCGCAAGAGTTTAATCTCAATATATTTGAACCCTGCTATCAGATTCTACTCAATCAAGCCGGATTTTACGGTATCAGCCGCAAGAATGCCAAACGACAGGCTGAAAAGCTGCTTGAACAGCTTGGCTTATGGGACAAGCGCCATGAAATCGTCAGGCATCTTTCCGGTGGTATGAAGCGCCGCTTAATGATTGCCAGGGCACTAATCCACAATCCCAAGGTACTGATTCTTGATGAGCCGACGGCCGGAGTCGATATAGAAATCCGACGCAGTATGTGGGATTTTCTGACGCATACCAACGAACAGGGAACCACCATTATTTTAACAACCCATTATCTTGAGGAAGCGGAACAACTGTGTAAAAACATCGCCATCATCCACCAGGGACAAATTGTGGAAAACACCTCAATGAAAGACCTGCTAAAAACCCTGAATCATCAGACGTTCGTATTGAATACGGCAACACCTATCACCGACTTGCCATCTCTCGAGCCGTTTCAAGCACAATGGATAGATAACAATACCTTTGAGTTACGCGTCGATAACCAGGTATCACTCAATGACGTCTTTACCAAACTGAGTGAGAAAAATCTGCATATCCACAGCCTGCGTAACAAAACCAACCGTTTGGAAGAACTGTTTCTGGATTTGATCAATCATGACCATTAA